One segment of Solidesulfovibrio sp. DNA contains the following:
- a CDS encoding UbiD family decarboxylase, which produces MQKGFPRQYDDLGAHLEKLDKAGLLWTIDQEINKDKHLHPFVRWGYVGDVGTVVATNPKRAFLFTNVTDSKGRKYQGDCDVMVGGTAGSPAIYAASLGIEDAGEGLTALSQKIFEKWMHAFENPIPAVEIPAEEAPVQEVVLTGDALKGGEGKGLASLPVPNNTPGWDTAPYFSAGLWITKDPDTGVENISQNRCSLKASDRMTAMWLIQTNGGAHNNWVKYKERGERMPVALIVGAPPMLQVIGPQKTPENLNDLDIAGGLAGVPYRKVRCKTVPLWAPADAQIIIEGWIDPAKLEMEAPFGESYGNMSVEEYNHSVEVTAITRRRKAIITSMISQMAPSESGVIKQLNYSAVMLNHLKNTLYIRQVKDVALHGPMIGVSRLTVVVLEKNTPRTEVWRALTGASAFMRSVGKITVAVDEDINPNNVEEVLWAIAYRTDLMKSVKIEDYQANGHAPKLRDREWEAKIMIDATMHYAMPPVALPTKEIMEEARELWEKAGLPPVAPRWKWYGYSLGDWCEEWTKCADRAVAGDWLVNGIRTARLVDTDAVGGPTAGVPRKGVVRYDEATGAVEYPEGFPLKDCFGTDE; this is translated from the coding sequence ATGCAAAAGGGATTTCCGCGCCAGTACGACGACCTGGGCGCCCACCTGGAAAAGCTCGACAAGGCCGGGCTCCTGTGGACCATCGACCAGGAGATCAACAAGGACAAACACCTGCACCCCTTCGTGCGCTGGGGCTACGTGGGCGACGTGGGCACGGTGGTGGCCACCAATCCCAAGCGGGCCTTCCTTTTCACCAACGTCACCGACAGCAAGGGCCGCAAGTACCAGGGCGACTGCGACGTCATGGTCGGCGGCACGGCCGGCTCGCCGGCCATCTACGCCGCCTCGCTCGGCATCGAGGACGCCGGCGAGGGCCTGACCGCCCTGTCCCAGAAGATCTTCGAGAAATGGATGCACGCCTTCGAAAACCCCATCCCGGCCGTGGAGATCCCCGCCGAGGAGGCCCCGGTCCAGGAGGTCGTCCTGACCGGCGACGCCCTCAAGGGCGGCGAGGGCAAGGGCCTGGCCAGCCTGCCCGTGCCCAACAACACCCCGGGCTGGGACACCGCCCCCTATTTCTCGGCCGGGCTGTGGATCACCAAGGACCCGGACACGGGCGTGGAAAACATCAGCCAGAACCGCTGCAGCCTCAAGGCCTCGGACCGCATGACCGCCATGTGGCTGATCCAGACCAACGGCGGGGCGCACAACAACTGGGTCAAGTACAAGGAGCGGGGCGAGCGGATGCCCGTGGCCCTCATCGTCGGCGCCCCGCCCATGCTGCAGGTCATCGGGCCGCAGAAGACCCCGGAAAACTTGAACGACCTGGACATCGCCGGGGGACTCGCCGGCGTTCCCTACCGCAAGGTGCGCTGCAAGACCGTGCCCTTGTGGGCCCCGGCCGACGCGCAGATCATCATCGAGGGCTGGATCGACCCCGCAAAGCTCGAAATGGAGGCGCCCTTCGGCGAATCCTACGGCAACATGAGCGTGGAGGAATACAACCACTCCGTCGAGGTCACGGCCATAACCCGGCGCAGGAAGGCCATCATCACCTCCATGATCTCCCAGATGGCCCCGTCGGAATCGGGGGTCATCAAGCAGCTCAACTACAGCGCGGTCATGCTCAATCACCTCAAAAACACCCTCTACATCCGCCAGGTCAAAGACGTGGCCCTGCACGGCCCCATGATCGGCGTGTCGCGCCTGACGGTCGTCGTGCTGGAAAAAAACACGCCGCGCACGGAAGTCTGGCGGGCCTTGACCGGGGCCAGCGCCTTCATGCGTTCGGTGGGCAAGATCACCGTGGCCGTGGACGAGGACATCAACCCCAACAACGTCGAGGAAGTGCTGTGGGCCATCGCCTACCGCACCGACCTCATGAAATCGGTGAAAATCGAGGACTACCAGGCCAACGGCCACGCCCCCAAACTGCGCGACCGGGAATGGGAGGCCAAGATCATGATCGACGCCACCATGCACTACGCCATGCCGCCGGTGGCCCTGCCCACCAAGGAAATCATGGAAGAGGCCCGGGAATTGTGGGAAAAGGCCGGGTTGCCGCCGGTGGCCCCGCGCTGGAAATGGTACGGCTACAGCCTGGGCGACTGGTGCGAGGAATGGACGAAATGCGCCGACCGGGCCGTGGCCGGCGATTGGCTTGTCAACGGCATCCGCACGGCCAGGCTCGTGGACACCGACGCCGTGGGCGGCCCCACGGCCGGCGTGCCGCGCAAGGGCGTGGTGCGCTACGACGAGGCCACCGGCGCGGTCGAATACCCCGAGGGCTTCCCCCTCAAGGACTGCTTCGGTACGGACGAATAA
- a CDS encoding TonB family protein, whose amino-acid sequence MNYHASQILTDLDRDWDGFDLGPSLCGHCDLAELTATEAAVFAASGDAPAPTKITGLRGKPWFWLTASAVLHAMLLFAVARAGVFSLHEPAPAQDVVMELALGGLAGPGGAGGDGRMPGGGDGRPAEAGPQPADAPDRAEPPDAPAEPAQEEPREALAPAPEDLAPVPIPEDKPVAAEPEPKPEPKPEPRPEPKPKPEPKPKPAAKAVRPAKAAPPVQTAQAAGPPANGAAGLDRDGGTGGTGPAGPGQGKGPGSGPGPGGTGGDGPGGGGGGEYVGAFGQGNGPTFRHRALPHYPSEAKRGNQEGKVVLRLAIDAEGQLRNAEVVEHTGLDFVEEALRAIRTSTFFPAKRDGRPVPSRAMLAIRFKLE is encoded by the coding sequence ATGAACTATCACGCAAGCCAGATTCTTACGGACCTCGATCGGGACTGGGATGGCTTCGACCTCGGGCCGTCACTGTGCGGGCACTGCGACCTGGCCGAACTGACGGCCACGGAGGCGGCAGTGTTCGCCGCCTCCGGCGACGCGCCCGCGCCGACGAAAATCACGGGCCTGCGGGGCAAACCCTGGTTCTGGCTCACGGCCTCGGCGGTCCTGCACGCCATGCTCCTTTTCGCCGTGGCCAGGGCTGGCGTGTTTTCCTTGCACGAGCCCGCCCCGGCCCAGGACGTGGTGATGGAACTGGCCCTGGGTGGCCTGGCCGGGCCGGGCGGTGCCGGCGGCGACGGCCGGATGCCCGGCGGCGGCGACGGCCGGCCGGCCGAGGCCGGGCCCCAACCGGCGGATGCGCCCGACCGGGCCGAACCGCCCGACGCGCCGGCCGAACCGGCCCAGGAAGAGCCCCGGGAGGCACTCGCCCCCGCCCCCGAGGACCTCGCGCCCGTCCCCATCCCGGAGGACAAGCCGGTCGCGGCCGAACCCGAGCCCAAGCCCGAACCCAAACCGGAACCCAGGCCCGAACCCAAGCCCAAACCCGAACCCAAGCCCAAGCCGGCGGCCAAGGCCGTCCGGCCGGCCAAGGCCGCCCCCCCCGTCCAAACGGCCCAGGCCGCCGGGCCGCCCGCCAACGGGGCGGCCGGCCTCGACCGGGATGGCGGTACGGGCGGAACCGGCCCGGCCGGCCCCGGCCAGGGCAAGGGGCCGGGCAGCGGCCCCGGGCCGGGCGGAACCGGCGGCGACGGCCCCGGCGGCGGCGGCGGCGGCGAGTACGTGGGCGCCTTCGGCCAGGGCAACGGCCCGACCTTCCGGCATCGCGCCCTGCCCCACTACCCCAGCGAGGCCAAGCGCGGGAATCAGGAAGGCAAGGTCGTGCTGCGGCTTGCAATCGACGCCGAGGGGCAGCTTCGCAACGCCGAAGTGGTGGAACACACGGGGCTCGACTTCGTGGAAGAGGCCTTGCGGGCCATCCGCACCTCGACCTTCTTCCCGGCCAAGCGCGACGGCCGGCCCGTGCCCAGCCGGGCCATGCTGGCCATCCGGTTCAAGCTCGAATAG
- a CDS encoding UbiX family flavin prenyltransferase: MKRLIVGISGASGVLFGIRLLEVLRAMPDVETHLILSKGAVVTLGLETDRSAADVMALADVVHDHANLAAAVSSGSFPVCGMVVVPCSMKSLAQIALSLGDNLLSRAADVTLKERRKLVVVPRETPLHLGHLRHMVALAEMGAVILPPAPSFYHGPQTILDVVDQTVGKILDQFDIPHALFRRWCGHGA; this comes from the coding sequence ATGAAACGACTGATCGTCGGCATTTCCGGGGCCAGCGGCGTCCTTTTCGGCATCCGGCTGCTCGAGGTCCTGCGGGCCATGCCGGATGTGGAAACCCACCTCATCCTGTCCAAGGGCGCGGTCGTCACCCTGGGCCTGGAAACCGACCGCAGCGCCGCCGATGTCATGGCCCTGGCCGACGTGGTCCACGACCACGCCAACCTGGCCGCGGCCGTGTCCAGCGGCTCGTTTCCGGTGTGCGGCATGGTGGTGGTGCCGTGTTCCATGAAAAGCCTGGCGCAAATCGCCTTGTCGCTGGGCGACAACCTGCTGTCCCGGGCCGCCGACGTGACCCTCAAGGAACGGCGCAAGCTCGTGGTCGTGCCGCGCGAGACGCCGCTGCACCTGGGCCATCTGCGCCACATGGTCGCCCTGGCCGAGATGGGGGCGGTCATCCTGCCGCCGGCCCCGTCCTTCTACCACGGCCCGCAGACCATCCTGGACGTGGTGGACCAGACGGTCGGCAAGATCCTGGACCAGTTCGACATCCCCCACGCCTTGTTTCGGCGCTGGTGCGGGCATGGAGCTTGA
- a CDS encoding TonB-dependent receptor, translated as MKRLACLSLVLCCSLAPSLAAGQAAPEEVAASMDDMVVTATRTEQPLKEVPGRVAVITRQELKDMPVQTVDEALSYISGAHVERPSGVYSFKSVVSLRGLGNEQGRTLVLIDGVPQNTSDMGDVNWNRINLEDVKRIEILKGPAASIYGNNAMGGVINIITEKPTKMVSGMASASYGTFDDWKLRGVAAVRTSEEPKALYARVSGLYHTSPGYMATPSDEQTVWSVNSFIREGTINAKVGWDINESNNLEFQYTRDSQRAGEGTEYFASDGVHREYDTDAWQGKFTGAWEGWSLMLNAYFTNINYGRTNESWKDTTDLSTYSRIDSKVNRKQYGLLSNLSKGWGPNTFTVGFDTSLGIMDGTDYYRTSTDFATDYGKIRSYGVFAQDQLKFLDDRLIFLAGLRYDNATTFDGHYDTNIANLSKYTEYYPDHNWDDWSPRASVKYFFLENLSAYLSYGHAFRAPLLDDMYRTGKMKGGSKISNPSLGPEKLDSYEAGADWEPLGNLRFSGSGYFSVGRDFQSYVTVSSGIFQKQNIGEVQIWGAELNGEYEPFKFMDIDLLKKFSLFANYTFNDSRVADFPGRPDLVGKLLPYVPQNSFNTGFTWLNKYVNGKLGVQYVGLMYGDDLNTDANIIPPHALVNAKVWRNLDFLGTYGEKFTVSVTGENILDHQYYDAHNPNTLNVGRTVYLELSAKF; from the coding sequence ATGAAGCGTCTGGCCTGTTTGTCGTTGGTTCTTTGTTGCAGTCTCGCGCCGTCGCTGGCCGCCGGCCAGGCCGCGCCGGAAGAGGTCGCCGCCAGCATGGACGACATGGTGGTCACGGCCACCCGCACCGAACAGCCGCTCAAGGAAGTGCCCGGCCGCGTCGCGGTCATCACCCGCCAGGAACTCAAGGACATGCCCGTCCAGACCGTGGACGAGGCCCTGTCCTACATTTCCGGCGCCCACGTCGAACGCCCCAGCGGCGTCTACAGCTTCAAGTCCGTGGTGTCGCTGCGGGGCCTGGGCAACGAACAGGGCCGCACCCTGGTGCTCATCGACGGCGTGCCGCAAAACACCTCGGACATGGGTGACGTCAACTGGAACCGCATCAACCTCGAGGACGTCAAGCGCATCGAGATCTTAAAAGGCCCGGCCGCCTCCATCTACGGCAACAACGCCATGGGCGGCGTCATCAACATCATCACCGAAAAGCCCACCAAGATGGTCTCCGGCATGGCCTCGGCCAGCTACGGCACCTTCGACGACTGGAAACTGCGGGGCGTGGCCGCGGTGCGCACCTCCGAGGAGCCCAAAGCCCTCTACGCCCGCGTCTCCGGACTCTACCACACCTCGCCCGGCTACATGGCCACGCCCAGCGACGAACAGACCGTCTGGTCCGTCAATTCGTTTATCCGGGAAGGGACGATAAACGCCAAGGTCGGCTGGGACATCAACGAAAGCAACAACCTGGAATTCCAATATACCCGGGATTCCCAGCGGGCCGGCGAGGGCACGGAATACTTCGCCTCCGACGGCGTGCACCGGGAGTACGACACCGACGCCTGGCAGGGCAAATTCACCGGCGCCTGGGAAGGCTGGTCGTTGATGCTCAATGCCTACTTCACCAACATCAACTACGGCCGCACCAACGAATCCTGGAAGGACACCACCGACCTGTCCACCTACAGCCGCATCGACTCCAAGGTGAACCGCAAGCAGTACGGCCTGCTGTCCAACCTGTCCAAGGGCTGGGGACCGAATACCTTCACCGTGGGCTTCGACACGAGCCTCGGCATCATGGACGGTACGGACTACTACCGGACGTCCACGGATTTCGCCACCGACTACGGCAAGATCCGCAGCTACGGCGTCTTCGCCCAGGACCAGCTCAAGTTCCTCGACGACCGGCTCATCTTCCTGGCCGGCCTGCGCTACGACAACGCCACCACCTTCGACGGCCACTACGACACCAACATCGCGAATTTGAGCAAGTATACGGAGTACTATCCGGACCACAACTGGGACGATTGGAGCCCCCGGGCCTCGGTCAAGTACTTCTTCCTGGAAAACTTGAGCGCCTACCTGTCCTACGGCCACGCCTTCCGGGCGCCGCTGCTCGACGACATGTACCGCACCGGCAAGATGAAGGGCGGCTCCAAGATCTCCAACCCGTCGCTCGGCCCGGAAAAGCTCGATTCCTACGAGGCCGGCGCGGACTGGGAGCCGCTGGGCAACCTGCGCTTCTCCGGCTCGGGCTACTTCTCCGTGGGCCGCGACTTCCAGTCCTACGTCACCGTGTCCTCGGGCATCTTCCAGAAGCAGAACATCGGCGAGGTGCAGATCTGGGGCGCGGAACTCAACGGCGAATACGAGCCCTTCAAGTTCATGGACATCGACCTGCTCAAGAAATTCTCGCTTTTCGCCAATTACACCTTCAACGATTCCCGGGTGGCCGATTTCCCCGGCCGGCCCGACCTGGTGGGCAAGCTTTTGCCCTACGTGCCGCAGAACTCCTTCAACACCGGATTCACCTGGCTCAACAAGTACGTCAACGGCAAGCTTGGCGTGCAATACGTGGGGCTGATGTACGGCGACGACCTCAATACCGACGCCAACATCATCCCGCCCCACGCCCTGGTCAATGCCAAGGTCTGGCGTAACCTGGATTTCCTCGGCACCTACGGCGAGAAGTTCACCGTGTCCGTCACCGGCGAGAACATCCTTGACCATCAGTACTACGACGCCCACAACCCCAACACCTTAAACGTCGGCCGCACCGTCTACCTGGAGTTGTCGGCCAAGTTCTAG
- a CDS encoding pyridoxamine 5'-phosphate oxidase family protein has translation MELEDFERAVRGMLEEVPAMTLATCADGAPWATDVYFAPLGWRLVFFSAPTSRHCRNLAVSEACAATVHPQVASWRDIRGLQMEGRARPVAGLADKAAATAAYVAKFPFVKDLLANPGDTARKLAKVAPHVFVPCRIRYLDNALGFGARFVVRLADGRPAGPPQREESA, from the coding sequence ATGGAGCTTGAGGACTTCGAGCGGGCCGTCCGGGGCATGCTGGAGGAGGTCCCGGCCATGACCCTGGCCACCTGCGCGGACGGTGCGCCCTGGGCCACGGACGTCTATTTCGCCCCCCTCGGCTGGCGGCTGGTCTTTTTTTCCGCGCCGACCTCCCGCCACTGCCGCAACCTGGCCGTGTCCGAGGCCTGCGCCGCCACGGTCCATCCGCAAGTCGCCTCCTGGCGCGACATCCGGGGCCTGCAGATGGAGGGCCGGGCCCGCCCGGTCGCGGGACTGGCCGACAAGGCCGCGGCCACGGCCGCCTATGTGGCCAAGTTCCCCTTCGTCAAGGACCTGCTGGCCAACCCCGGCGACACGGCCCGCAAGCTGGCCAAGGTCGCGCCCCACGTCTTTGTTCCCTGCCGCATCCGCTACCTCGACAACGCCCTGGGCTTCGGGGCGCGCTTCGTGGTGCGCCTGGCCGACGGCCGGCCGGCCGGGCCGCCACAGCGCGAGGAGAGTGCGTAA
- a CDS encoding UbiD family decarboxylase codes for MDDRPGYDDLDAHLEKLAAAGALHVIDRKIDKDREMHPLVRWQYRGGIPEKNRKAFLFTNVTDAKGRSYPGARVAIGALAATPDIYALGLGRPREDIGKTWLAAMAAPIPPKIVDTAPCQEVVLTGDDLTGEGKGLDALPIPISTPGYDTAPYFTAGLWATRDPDTGIQNLGLYRGNLKAPDRVAVMMERSTLAGGGVHWRKYKARGERMPAAVVLGAPPLVAFTGPQKLPLGCDELTVAGALAGCPIEVVRCKTVDLLVPATAQVIVEGLIDTDSLEPEGPFGESHGYMALEEYNFSMTVTAITRRQNYTIASIISQVTPCESSVIKKVAYEPLYLDHLRNTLNIKGVTRVSMHEPLTNLRRFLFITIAKGTPHTEVWRALLGAASFTPAIGKFCVAIDEDIDPENTDHVLWAMAYRSNPIADTHVIPNRGKGHGPQLPGGAIDSTLLVDATAKGDLPPVALPKKEFMDRARAIWEELGLPALSPESPWSGYSLGDWSEEWDACAARAASGDWLANGRRSAAARSATAEPQDPARGIVSSGK; via the coding sequence ATGGACGACCGGCCCGGATACGACGACCTGGACGCCCACCTGGAGAAACTGGCCGCCGCCGGCGCTCTCCACGTCATCGACCGCAAAATCGACAAGGACCGGGAAATGCATCCCCTGGTGCGCTGGCAGTACCGGGGCGGCATCCCCGAGAAAAACCGCAAGGCCTTCCTGTTCACCAACGTCACCGACGCCAAGGGCCGCAGCTATCCGGGCGCCCGGGTGGCCATCGGCGCCCTGGCCGCCACCCCGGACATCTACGCCCTGGGCCTGGGCAGGCCCCGGGAGGACATCGGCAAGACCTGGCTTGCGGCCATGGCCGCGCCCATCCCCCCGAAAATCGTGGACACCGCCCCCTGCCAGGAAGTGGTCCTGACCGGCGACGACCTGACGGGCGAGGGCAAGGGCCTCGACGCCCTGCCCATCCCCATCTCCACCCCGGGCTACGACACGGCCCCCTATTTCACGGCCGGGCTGTGGGCCACGCGCGACCCGGACACCGGCATCCAGAACCTCGGGCTCTACCGGGGCAACCTCAAGGCGCCCGACCGGGTGGCCGTGATGATGGAGCGCTCGACGCTCGCCGGCGGCGGCGTCCATTGGCGCAAGTACAAGGCCCGGGGCGAGCGGATGCCGGCGGCCGTGGTGCTGGGCGCCCCGCCGCTGGTGGCTTTTACCGGCCCGCAGAAGCTGCCGCTTGGCTGCGACGAACTGACCGTGGCCGGCGCCCTGGCCGGCTGCCCCATCGAGGTGGTGCGCTGCAAGACCGTGGACCTGCTCGTGCCGGCCACGGCGCAAGTCATCGTCGAGGGCCTCATCGACACCGACAGCCTGGAGCCCGAAGGCCCCTTCGGCGAATCCCACGGCTACATGGCCCTGGAGGAATACAACTTCTCCATGACCGTAACAGCCATCACCCGCCGCCAAAACTACACCATCGCCTCCATCATCTCCCAGGTCACGCCCTGCGAATCGAGCGTCATCAAGAAGGTGGCCTACGAGCCGCTCTACCTCGACCACCTGCGCAACACGCTCAACATCAAGGGTGTCACACGCGTGTCCATGCACGAGCCGCTCACCAACCTGCGCCGCTTCCTGTTCATCACCATCGCCAAGGGCACGCCCCACACCGAGGTCTGGCGGGCGCTTCTGGGCGCGGCCAGCTTCACCCCGGCCATCGGCAAGTTCTGCGTGGCCATCGACGAGGACATCGACCCGGAGAATACCGACCACGTGCTGTGGGCCATGGCCTACCGCTCCAACCCCATCGCCGACACCCACGTCATCCCCAACCGGGGCAAGGGCCACGGCCCGCAGCTCCCCGGCGGGGCCATCGACTCCACCCTGCTCGTCGACGCCACGGCCAAGGGCGACCTCCCCCCCGTGGCCCTGCCCAAGAAGGAATTCATGGACCGGGCCCGGGCCATCTGGGAGGAACTGGGCCTGCCGGCCCTTTCGCCCGAATCGCCCTGGAGCGGGTATTCCCTCGGCGACTGGTCCGAGGAGTGGGATGCCTGCGCCGCCCGGGCGGCCAGCGGCGACTGGCTGGCCAACGGCCGGCGCTCGGCGGCCGCCCGCAGCGCCACGGCCGAGCCCCAGGACCCGGCCCGGGGCATCGTTTCTTCCGGGAAATAA
- a CDS encoding TetR/AcrR family transcriptional regulator: MNTRPPSRTGKKSPVLDHGRRTVIDFASPTVARILDAAESLFAENCFAGTRIDDIAAMAGVNKATLYYHIGGKEKIYEVVLYRHIKTFADVLEKRLEGHDDPVEGLLEIVRHHAEAAIADDRASRTVAHELAGGSPRMTPAIVAEYARVYAATVRVMTAGAASGRLRRINPSLAHLLLAGPLFISAINRPSRPLLFGHELLKGQAKPSLEALAAFLEQVVRDFLALPPES, encoded by the coding sequence ATGAACACCCGCCCCCCTTCCCGCACCGGGAAAAAGAGCCCGGTCCTCGACCATGGCCGCCGTACGGTCATTGACTTCGCTTCGCCCACGGTGGCCCGCATCCTGGACGCGGCCGAATCCCTGTTCGCCGAAAACTGCTTCGCCGGAACCCGGATAGACGACATCGCCGCCATGGCCGGTGTCAACAAGGCCACACTCTATTATCACATCGGCGGCAAGGAAAAGATCTACGAGGTCGTGCTCTACCGGCATATCAAAACCTTCGCCGACGTTCTGGAGAAACGGCTCGAAGGCCACGACGACCCCGTCGAAGGGCTCTTGGAGATCGTGCGGCATCACGCCGAAGCCGCCATCGCCGACGACCGGGCGTCCCGGACCGTGGCCCATGAACTGGCCGGCGGGTCGCCCCGGATGACCCCGGCCATCGTGGCCGAGTATGCCCGCGTCTACGCGGCCACGGTCCGCGTCATGACCGCCGGCGCGGCCTCTGGACGCCTGCGGCGGATCAATCCGTCCCTGGCGCACCTCCTGCTCGCCGGACCGCTTTTCATCAGCGCCATCAATCGCCCCTCCCGGCCGCTGCTCTTTGGCCATGAACTGCTGAAGGGCCAGGCCAAGCCCTCCCTGGAGGCGTTGGCCGCGTTTTTGGAGCAGGTTGTCCGGGACTTCCTGGCGCTCCCGCCAGAGAGCTGA